In one Deinococcus aquiradiocola genomic region, the following are encoded:
- a CDS encoding sensor histidine kinase, whose amino-acid sequence MAPNRTVSPSASPVRPGQVHPPQDERPGGGRRWFWRTFPLVWLAYVYFPVRAYLQGTHPPALTLLYGLALLTFMAVFAAVYLRADWRYHRALLTVGYVAGTGMYLLGLPVVGYDSATFLVYAGAVAGFQGSLRVAALALLPIVAALLTPGWLGAGDIDRLDLLQMLLLTGVATYGNHAAYRQAVANQRLARVQAEKERLAADAERERIARDLHDLLGHTLSVIVLKSELAGKLAVRDPARAAVEIREVERISREALGEVRSAVRGYQGSGLSAELARSKLALGTGGVRLDLDAEPLTLPPEVEYAMEMVLREAVTNVMRHAGAQAVQVRLAQEGGLMVLEVRDDGRGRGGTAEGTGLTSMRERVRAAGGQFSVTGGRGTTVRAAFPPRVSPAPVQARGPVSA is encoded by the coding sequence ATGGCCCCGAACCGCACCGTTTCGCCCAGCGCGTCCCCCGTACGTCCCGGACAGGTCCACCCGCCGCAGGACGAACGGCCGGGCGGTGGGCGGCGCTGGTTCTGGCGGACTTTTCCGCTGGTGTGGCTGGCGTACGTGTACTTTCCGGTGCGCGCCTACCTGCAGGGCACGCATCCGCCCGCGCTGACGCTGCTGTACGGGCTGGCGCTGCTGACGTTCATGGCGGTGTTCGCGGCCGTGTACCTGCGCGCCGACTGGCGGTACCACCGGGCACTGCTGACGGTGGGGTACGTGGCGGGCACCGGGATGTACCTGCTGGGCCTGCCGGTCGTCGGCTACGACAGCGCGACGTTCCTGGTGTACGCGGGCGCGGTGGCGGGCTTCCAGGGGAGTCTGCGGGTGGCGGCCCTGGCGCTGCTGCCGATCGTGGCGGCCCTGCTGACGCCCGGCTGGCTGGGCGCGGGGGACATCGACCGGCTGGACCTGCTGCAGATGCTGCTGCTGACGGGCGTCGCCACGTACGGCAATCACGCCGCGTACCGGCAGGCGGTCGCGAATCAGCGGCTGGCGCGCGTGCAGGCCGAGAAGGAGCGGCTCGCGGCGGACGCGGAACGCGAACGGATCGCGCGGGACCTGCACGACCTGCTGGGGCACACGCTGAGCGTGATCGTGCTCAAGAGCGAACTGGCGGGCAAGCTCGCGGTGCGTGACCCGGCGCGCGCGGCAGTGGAGATCCGTGAGGTGGAGCGCATCTCGCGTGAGGCGCTGGGCGAGGTGCGCAGCGCGGTGCGCGGGTACCAGGGGAGCGGTCTGAGTGCCGAGCTGGCGCGCAGCAAACTGGCGCTCGGGACGGGCGGCGTGCGGCTGGACCTGGACGCGGAGCCGCTGACGCTGCCGCCGGAAGTGGAGTACGCGATGGAGATGGTGCTGCGGGAGGCCGTGACGAACGTCATGCGGCACGCGGGCGCGCAGGCCGTGCAGGTGCGGCTCGCGCAGGAGGGGGGGCTGATGGTGCTGGAGGTACGGGACGACGGGCGCGGGCGGGGCGGGACGGCGGAGGGGACGGGTCTGACGAGCATGCGCGAGCGGGTGCGGGCGGCGGGCGGGCAGTTCAGCGTGACGGGTGGGCGCGGCACGACCGTCCGCGCGGCCTTCCCGCCGCGCGTCTCCCCTGCCCCGGTGCAGGCGCGCGGCCCGGTGAGCGCGTGA
- a CDS encoding ABC transporter permease, whose product MTQLTGPARPAPLASPAAQARPLTMFTALLRAELRKLLRNRSFLVPSLLLPIMLFALFALPNLDGRLGGVAAGPYLLVSYAAYSLVSTAIFAFGVATATERANGWMRQLRVTPASPGAYLAARVAASVLLGLVSVLLLALFARVAGGVTLGAAQFAGVLLRLLLGMVPFALLGLSLGLALGPTGAAPTANLVTLPLMFASGIFYPLDVAPQFIRTLAPYLPGYHYGQLGWTALGARDSAPLWTHALVLAGYALLFLAVCVWAYRRDEARRA is encoded by the coding sequence ATGACGCAGCTGACCGGTCCCGCCCGCCCCGCCCCCCTCGCCTCCCCTGCCGCGCAGGCACGCCCGCTGACGATGTTCACGGCGCTGCTGCGCGCCGAGCTGCGCAAACTGCTGCGCAACCGGTCCTTCCTCGTGCCGAGCCTGCTGCTGCCGATCATGCTGTTCGCCCTGTTCGCCCTCCCGAACCTGGACGGGCGGCTGGGCGGCGTGGCGGCCGGACCATACCTGCTGGTGTCGTACGCGGCGTACTCGCTGGTGAGCACCGCGATCTTCGCATTCGGGGTGGCGACCGCCACGGAACGCGCGAACGGCTGGATGCGGCAGCTGCGCGTGACGCCCGCCTCACCCGGCGCGTACCTCGCGGCGCGCGTCGCGGCGAGCGTGCTGCTGGGCCTGGTGAGCGTGCTGCTGCTCGCGCTGTTCGCGCGGGTGGCGGGCGGCGTGACGCTCGGCGCGGCGCAGTTCGCGGGCGTGCTGCTGCGGCTGCTGCTGGGCATGGTGCCGTTCGCGCTGCTGGGCCTGAGCCTGGGCCTGGCGCTCGGGCCGACCGGGGCCGCACCCACCGCGAACCTCGTGACGCTGCCGCTGATGTTCGCGTCCGGCATCTTCTACCCGCTGGACGTCGCGCCGCAGTTCATCCGGACGCTCGCGCCGTACCTGCCCGGCTACCATTACGGGCAGCTCGGGTGGACGGCGCTGGGCGCGCGGGACAGTGCGCCGCTGTGGACGCACGCGCTGGTGCTGGCCGGGTACGCGCTGCTGTTCCTGGCGGTGTGCGTGTGGGCGTACCGCCGCGACGAGGCCCGCCGCGCGTGA